The proteins below are encoded in one region of Methanosarcina barkeri 3:
- the mer gene encoding 5,10-methylenetetrahydromethanopterin reductase: protein MTFGIEFVPSDPVLKIAHYARLAEEQGFDNVWITDHYDNRDVYSTLTVLAMNTNSIKLGTGVTNPYTRNIAVTASSIASINEISGGRAILGLGPGDKAKFDAMGISWDKPLTTTKESIQALRSFFEGKKVNMNGEVVKFSSAKMAFNAGHVPIYMGAQGPRMLELAGEVADGVLINASHPRDFEEAVKYIATGAKKAGRNPRDIDVTAYTCFSIDRDAAKAVNATKIVVAFIVAGSPDMVLQRHDIDVTSKIAIGEAISKGDFGALMGGMVTREMIDAFSISGTPEDCKARINELLDIGVTQVVAGSPIGPDKEKAIKLIGKEIIA, encoded by the coding sequence ATGACATTTGGAATAGAATTCGTACCAAGCGACCCTGTCCTTAAGATCGCACACTATGCCAGGCTTGCTGAAGAGCAGGGATTCGACAATGTATGGATCACAGATCACTATGATAACCGTGATGTGTATTCTACTCTTACCGTACTTGCAATGAACACAAACAGCATAAAACTTGGTACGGGTGTCACCAATCCTTACACAAGGAACATAGCAGTAACCGCATCAAGCATAGCCTCTATCAATGAAATCTCAGGTGGACGTGCTATCCTGGGCCTTGGCCCCGGGGACAAAGCGAAATTTGACGCAATGGGTATCTCATGGGATAAGCCCCTGACCACTACAAAAGAAAGCATTCAGGCGCTCCGGTCTTTCTTCGAAGGTAAAAAGGTGAACATGAATGGCGAGGTTGTTAAGTTCAGCAGTGCAAAGATGGCATTCAATGCAGGCCATGTACCTATTTATATGGGTGCACAGGGCCCCAGGATGCTGGAACTTGCCGGAGAAGTGGCTGACGGAGTATTAATCAATGCTTCTCACCCCAGGGATTTCGAAGAGGCTGTAAAGTATATAGCTACAGGTGCAAAAAAAGCTGGTCGCAATCCCAGGGATATAGATGTTACAGCCTATACGTGTTTTTCCATTGACAGGGATGCAGCAAAAGCCGTAAATGCCACAAAGATTGTTGTTGCCTTCATAGTTGCTGGCTCTCCTGACATGGTTCTTCAGCGCCACGATATTGACGTGACCTCAAAGATAGCCATCGGAGAAGCTATTTCAAAAGGAGACTTTGGAGCCCTGATGGGCGGTATGGTTACCAGGGAGATGATCGATGCATTTTCCATAAGTGGCACACCTGAAGACTGCAAGGCAAGGATCAATGAACTCCTGGATATAGGTGTCACACAGGTCGTTGCAGGCTCTCCGATAGGTCCGGACAAGGAGAAAGCAATAAAACTCATTGGCAAGGAAATTATCGCATAG
- a CDS encoding alpha/beta fold hydrolase, translating to MKVNAINMYYEIHGEGEPLVVVWGISGEISPLVDYLDAEMSKKYKIVFFDSRGTGRTDNCNTRKESGA from the coding sequence GTGAAAGTCAACGCTATAAACATGTATTACGAGATTCACGGCGAAGGTGAGCCGCTTGTGGTGGTCTGGGGAATCAGTGGAGAGATCTCTCCACTTGTTGATTACCTGGATGCTGAAATGAGTAAAAAATACAAAATTGTCTTCTTCGACAGCCGTGGTACAGGCAGGACTGATAATTGTAATACCCGGAAAGAGTCAGGAGCCTGA
- a CDS encoding condensation domain-containing protein, producing MTSDEREYKSAGIPGCIRQMTNLERIFLFTPGCNVSIAARITGNVSEQELLRALDTVRRMHPLVGAKIVFDDRHDAWFSNDNVSALPLRVIKRISDTQWFEEIQYEHKIPFELEKGPLIRFILLHSPEISELIVMCNHSICDGMALANLIRDILVSYADPGHKFIVLNPPDIMKLLPRRNSLSPRAILTSLFIYNSNRKWEKSPHYFFQADYDAITRAYWEKKQCGAVLIELDPQESQIFSEKCRNEGVTVGSALTTACIAAHEDISGPFTKNFKLVSVPFDLRRHATTPVDDVFCLCVGAPRFPFTYDAKKSFWKNAAVLHKEIHKRVEKLDSTGLEVPNFEPSFIDAFAGFGPFFKVIPEAYSRTDSLLRFAQDKKNVAFSFTRNYKNMTPGTIPSNLGRLKLQTTYGNLQIDRMVFLPAVSEAVPLILGGISAGGRIVFSLTFAETIQNDGFGREQEMVRIRDRALEYMGFSEKVSEKAIQ from the coding sequence ATGACATCGGATGAACGTGAATATAAGAGTGCAGGAATTCCGGGATGTATACGCCAGATGACCAATCTTGAGCGTATTTTCCTATTTACTCCTGGATGTAATGTATCGATTGCTGCACGGATTACCGGAAACGTATCGGAACAAGAATTGCTCCGTGCATTGGACACAGTTCGCCGTATGCACCCATTGGTCGGAGCAAAGATAGTATTTGATGACCGACATGATGCCTGGTTTTCGAATGATAACGTCTCTGCTCTTCCATTAAGGGTTATAAAACGAATTTCGGATACCCAATGGTTTGAAGAGATTCAATATGAACATAAGATCCCGTTTGAGCTGGAAAAAGGTCCATTAATTCGGTTCATATTGTTGCATTCCCCTGAAATATCAGAGCTTATAGTCATGTGCAATCACAGTATTTGCGATGGGATGGCACTGGCAAATCTGATCCGCGATATTTTGGTCAGTTACGCTGATCCAGGACACAAGTTTATTGTACTCAATCCCCCGGATATTATGAAATTACTTCCAAGAAGAAATAGTCTTTCTCCCCGTGCGATTCTTACCTCATTATTTATATATAATTCCAACAGGAAATGGGAAAAGAGCCCACATTACTTTTTCCAGGCTGATTATGATGCGATCACCAGGGCTTACTGGGAAAAAAAACAGTGTGGTGCTGTATTAATTGAGCTTGATCCCCAGGAATCCCAGATCTTTTCCGAAAAATGCAGGAATGAGGGGGTTACGGTCGGATCAGCACTGACTACGGCATGCATCGCAGCACATGAGGATATATCAGGTCCGTTTACTAAAAATTTCAAACTTGTGTCTGTTCCCTTTGATCTGAGAAGGCATGCAACTACACCGGTTGACGACGTATTCTGTCTCTGTGTTGGTGCTCCACGCTTCCCCTTTACTTATGATGCGAAAAAATCCTTCTGGAAGAATGCTGCTGTTTTGCATAAAGAGATACACAAACGTGTGGAAAAACTGGACTCTACTGGTCTGGAGGTTCCGAACTTTGAGCCGTCTTTCATCGATGCTTTTGCCGGTTTTGGGCCATTTTTTAAAGTCATTCCTGAAGCATATTCCCGAACAGACAGCCTGTTACGGTTTGCCCAGGATAAGAAAAATGTGGCTTTTTCGTTTACACGCAATTATAAGAACATGACTCCTGGGACTATTCCTTCAAATTTAGGAAGACTCAAACTTCAAACGACATACGGAAATCTTCAGATTGATCGCATGGTCTTTTTGCCAGCAGTCAGTGAGGCAGTCCCATTGATCCTTGGAGGGATTAGTGCCGGCGGGAGGATTGTATTTTCTCTCACCTTTGCCGAGACAATACAAAACGATGGCTTTGGCCGGGAGCAGGAAATGGTCCGGATACGGGACAGGGCGCTTGAGTATATGGGTTTTTCGGAAAAAGTAAGTGAGAAAGCTATCCAGTGA